In Thermosynechococcus sichuanensis E542, a single genomic region encodes these proteins:
- a CDS encoding FKBP-type peptidyl-prolyl cis-trans isomerase has protein sequence MVRQLVHRAYGWLLCGIVLVVVWLVAAPIAIASVPLEASTEAAGLMGNPKVVTTPSGLQYEDIVVGSGAQPQVGDRVTVHYTGMLTDGRIFDSSRDRGQPFQFQIGVGQVIKGWDEGVGSMHVGGQRRLIIPPDLGYGARGAGGVIPPNATLIFDVELLGVQ, from the coding sequence ATGGTAAGACAACTCGTGCATCGAGCCTATGGCTGGCTCCTCTGTGGTATTGTCCTAGTAGTGGTATGGTTGGTGGCCGCGCCGATCGCGATCGCCAGTGTGCCGCTAGAAGCGTCAACGGAGGCTGCGGGACTCATGGGGAATCCAAAGGTGGTGACCACCCCTTCAGGTTTGCAATACGAAGATATTGTCGTCGGCTCAGGGGCACAACCTCAAGTGGGCGATCGGGTGACGGTGCACTACACAGGGATGCTGACCGATGGCCGTATTTTTGATAGCTCCCGCGATCGCGGCCAGCCCTTTCAATTTCAAATTGGTGTCGGTCAGGTGATTAAGGGCTGGGATGAAGGGGTTGGCTCGATGCACGTGGGGGGACAGCGGCGGCTGATTATTCCCCCAGATTTAGGCTATGGTGCACGCGGTGCGGGTGGGGTTATTCCCCCCAATGCCACGCTGATTTTTGACGTTGAACTTTTGGGTGTGCAATAG
- a CDS encoding phasin family protein: protein MNQQNLLQQLLLIGVGTTSLVAEKLRQVSDQWVKEGRLNADQAKAMVDDVLAHLKEDAAALDEAVQRQTRQFLESLGVPQQSEIDELRGRIDRLERDVRELKNRSW, encoded by the coding sequence ATGAACCAGCAAAATCTGCTTCAGCAATTGCTTTTAATTGGTGTTGGCACCACCTCCCTTGTGGCTGAGAAGTTACGTCAAGTGAGCGACCAATGGGTGAAAGAGGGACGCCTCAATGCCGATCAGGCCAAGGCAATGGTAGATGACGTCCTTGCCCACCTCAAAGAAGATGCCGCTGCCCTCGATGAAGCGGTGCAACGACAAACCCGCCAGTTTTTAGAGAGCTTGGGGGTGCCACAACAGTCCGAAATTGATGAACTGCGGGGACGCATCGATCGCCTCGAACGGGATGTTAGGGAGTTAAAAAATCGCTCATGGTAA
- the secG gene encoding preprotein translocase subunit SecG: MIEKIAMGLWAFSAVGLIILVLLHSPKGDGLGGIGGQAQLFTSTRSAETTLNRATWTLTVLFMALTVALSAGWLRSI, from the coding sequence ATGATTGAAAAAATTGCCATGGGTCTGTGGGCATTTTCAGCCGTTGGCCTAATTATCTTGGTCTTGCTCCACAGTCCCAAGGGGGATGGCCTCGGTGGTATCGGCGGTCAAGCCCAGCTTTTTACCAGCACTAGAAGCGCCGAAACTACCTTAAACCGGGCGACGTGGACATTGACGGTGCTATTTATGGCTCTCACCGTTGCTCTGAGTGCGGGTTGGCTGCGTTCAATTTAG
- a CDS encoding GNAT family N-acetyltransferase: MSFSFAIRPATPADVPVIFQLIQALAAYEKLSHAVTGTEEALRQHLFGDRPYAEVLLAHTATEVIGYALFFATYSTFLTRPGLWLEDLFVLPTYRRQGVGTALLKALARLACDRDYGRIEWSVLDWNRRAIQFYERLGATVLPDWRIYRLSGEALTTLGSAQEIG, encoded by the coding sequence GTGTCTTTCTCCTTTGCGATTCGTCCAGCCACCCCGGCGGATGTCCCAGTTATCTTCCAACTGATCCAAGCGCTTGCAGCCTATGAAAAGCTCAGCCACGCCGTAACGGGGACAGAGGAAGCACTGCGGCAGCATCTGTTTGGCGATCGCCCCTATGCCGAGGTACTCCTTGCCCATACCGCCACAGAAGTCATTGGCTACGCCCTGTTTTTCGCTACCTACTCTACCTTCCTCACGCGCCCCGGTCTTTGGCTAGAGGATTTGTTTGTGCTTCCTACCTATCGGCGCCAAGGGGTGGGCACCGCTTTACTGAAGGCATTAGCACGGCTGGCTTGCGATCGCGACTATGGCCGCATCGAGTGGAGCGTTCTGGACTGGAATAGGCGTGCCATCCAATTCTATGAGCGCCTAGGTGCGACTGTCTTGCCCGATTGGCGTATCTACCGCCTTAGTGGTGAGGCCTTGACGACCCTTGGGAGCGCTCAGGAAATCGGTTAA
- a CDS encoding serine/threonine protein kinase, which translates to MIGQILGDRYELLRELGSHPGRRTYLALDRRRYEQVVLKLLLFGGGMTWDDFKLFEREAAVLQTLDHAAIPRYLDYFEINTPDLKGFALVQTYIEAKSLATWQAEGRVFSEEDLRLLADRLLDILIYLHSRQPPVIHRDIKPTNILLGDRSGHDLGKVYLVDFGAVQTAIADSTRTVVGTYGYMPPEQFGGKTLPASDLYTLGMTLICLATGTPPDELPQKELRVQFQPLVSLSPPFIRWLEKMVAPALEERFDSATAARQALKQLDTSPRNVFLRAKTPPYGSRLQVRETPQGLLVQIPPVGFNASLFSLILFAVVWNGFLVVWYSVAISSGFWLMAVFATGHLAVGLGLIGSILYTLLGWQVLLVTSKDLRFYEHILGFRWRRPKVLPLEVIEQIEFQPQGTYRDREGDQELSSKLVIRAGSQAIELTENAPSVTSKDLEWLAYTLGRYLGRRVVESKT; encoded by the coding sequence ATGATTGGTCAAATTTTGGGCGATCGCTATGAACTGCTGCGCGAACTGGGGTCTCATCCGGGGCGGCGCACCTATCTGGCGTTAGATCGGCGTCGCTATGAACAGGTGGTGCTGAAGCTGCTGCTCTTTGGTGGCGGCATGACATGGGACGACTTTAAGCTCTTTGAAAGGGAAGCGGCTGTGCTGCAAACCTTGGATCATGCGGCCATTCCCCGCTATCTCGACTACTTTGAAATCAATACCCCTGATCTCAAGGGCTTTGCCCTCGTTCAAACCTACATTGAGGCAAAATCCCTCGCCACATGGCAAGCAGAAGGACGAGTGTTTAGCGAAGAGGATTTGCGGTTACTGGCCGATCGCCTGCTGGATATTTTGATCTATCTCCATAGTCGCCAACCGCCGGTGATTCACCGCGATATTAAGCCGACAAATATTCTCCTAGGCGATCGCTCCGGTCATGATCTTGGCAAGGTCTATCTTGTGGATTTTGGGGCAGTACAAACAGCGATCGCAGACAGCACCCGAACCGTGGTTGGTACCTATGGCTATATGCCTCCGGAACAATTCGGCGGTAAAACCTTGCCCGCTAGTGATCTCTACACTTTGGGAATGACCCTCATCTGCTTGGCAACGGGCACCCCCCCTGATGAACTGCCACAAAAGGAGCTGCGGGTTCAGTTTCAACCCTTGGTCTCCTTGAGTCCTCCCTTTATCCGCTGGCTAGAAAAAATGGTTGCCCCTGCCCTTGAGGAGCGATTTGACTCTGCGACTGCGGCTCGCCAAGCCCTGAAGCAACTGGACACGTCACCCCGAAATGTGTTCCTCAGGGCAAAAACACCACCCTACGGTTCCCGCCTACAGGTGAGAGAAACACCCCAAGGGCTACTGGTGCAAATTCCCCCTGTTGGATTTAATGCCAGTCTATTCTCCCTGATTCTCTTTGCAGTGGTTTGGAATGGTTTTTTGGTGGTCTGGTACAGCGTGGCGATTAGTTCTGGCTTTTGGCTGATGGCTGTTTTTGCCACAGGTCACCTTGCAGTGGGCTTAGGCCTCATCGGCAGCATTCTTTACACCCTATTGGGATGGCAGGTGCTGCTGGTAACGAGTAAAGATCTGCGCTTCTACGAACATATCCTTGGTTTCCGCTGGCGTCGTCCCAAAGTCCTGCCCCTTGAAGTGATTGAACAGATTGAATTTCAGCCCCAAGGCACTTACCGCGATCGCGAGGGCGATCAAGAGCTATCGAGCAAACTGGTCATTCGTGCCGGTAGCCAAGCGATCGAACTCACTGAAAATGCCCCTAGCGTGACCTCCAAGGATTTGGAATGGTTGGCCTACACCCTTGGCCGCTATCTGGGGCGACGGGTGGTTGAAAGTAAAACTTAA
- a CDS encoding phosphorylase family protein, whose protein sequence is MTTCLVLAPQGAEYQTVRRGLQHANGVVIPIRAGAAAVTTPALMSALEESPAMVLILGVCGGLRPDDRVGEVVVYTTCQDEAGQVYSLDQTLSAKLAPAWRRVKGITTAKTLSQVQEKQALATRWGVEVVDMEGVPLLKALAGIPVVMVRVISDGGDRDLPDLSQAFDSQGNLRPWPLAIAMLRNPRGAAHLIQGSLKALKVLEEIAPEIVQQLSG, encoded by the coding sequence ATGACCACATGCCTCGTCCTTGCGCCCCAAGGGGCAGAATATCAAACGGTACGGCGAGGGCTACAGCACGCCAATGGGGTGGTTATTCCGATCCGAGCGGGGGCAGCGGCAGTGACCACACCGGCATTGATGAGTGCCCTTGAGGAATCGCCTGCCATGGTTCTCATCTTGGGGGTCTGTGGCGGCTTACGTCCTGATGATCGTGTCGGTGAAGTGGTGGTCTATACTACCTGTCAGGATGAAGCAGGGCAAGTGTATTCTTTAGACCAGACCCTATCGGCAAAATTGGCACCTGCGTGGCGACGGGTGAAAGGGATCACAACGGCGAAAACCCTTTCTCAGGTTCAGGAAAAACAGGCCCTTGCGACTCGCTGGGGAGTGGAGGTGGTGGATATGGAAGGAGTGCCACTCCTCAAGGCTTTAGCGGGAATTCCGGTTGTGATGGTGCGGGTGATCAGTGATGGCGGCGATCGCGACCTACCCGATTTGAGTCAAGCCTTTGATTCTCAAGGCAATTTGCGTCCGTGGCCACTGGCGATCGCCATGCTGCGCAACCCCCGCGGGGCAGCACACTTGATTCAAGGCAGTCTCAAAGCCCTCAAGGTGCTTGAAGAAATTGCCCCAGAGATTGTTCAGCAACTCAGTGGCTAG
- a CDS encoding phytoene/squalene synthase family protein, which yields MIQMVLENPVSVKDAERFCQEILPQVSRTFALSIRFLPGNLGRAVLVAYLICRIADTVEDDPVASIPAKTALLDHLLECFDSADLANSYGETARGVQGEPAHVQLVKNTGLVFALYRSLPLTSQQHVQRWVSEMVHGMKKFINLYPNGIRIQTLDEYKEYCYYVAGTVGYLLTDLWYEHSPSIGADEYQVLLKRCAAFGEALQTVNILKDIAWDAEHENSIYIPNESLLLQGSSHQSILSAEHLEQNHAAIKELIALAWHDLDEAQAYLLSVPKAAIPIRLFCVLPLLFAYATLRELTHSTAMLQPGGVVKISRAEVKSLMVMGPLSILSNHSLRWLIGQVRQKPFILGGL from the coding sequence ATGATTCAAATGGTGCTGGAGAACCCAGTTTCCGTCAAGGATGCTGAGCGCTTTTGCCAAGAGATACTCCCCCAAGTCTCGCGCACCTTTGCCCTCAGTATTCGCTTTCTCCCCGGAAATTTGGGTCGGGCGGTTCTGGTGGCCTATCTCATCTGTCGCATTGCCGATACCGTTGAGGATGATCCGGTTGCCAGTATCCCCGCGAAAACAGCCCTATTGGATCACCTGCTGGAGTGTTTTGACAGTGCCGATCTAGCCAATAGCTATGGTGAAACCGCACGGGGGGTTCAGGGGGAGCCAGCCCATGTGCAACTGGTGAAAAATACGGGACTCGTCTTTGCCCTCTACCGTTCTTTGCCCCTCACGTCCCAACAGCACGTCCAACGCTGGGTCAGCGAAATGGTGCACGGGATGAAAAAATTTATTAACCTTTATCCCAATGGCATTCGCATTCAAACCCTCGATGAATATAAAGAGTACTGTTACTACGTGGCGGGTACCGTTGGCTATCTCCTGACGGATTTGTGGTATGAGCATTCCCCCAGTATTGGCGCCGATGAATACCAAGTGCTGCTCAAGCGCTGCGCTGCCTTTGGTGAAGCACTGCAAACGGTGAACATTCTCAAGGATATTGCTTGGGATGCAGAGCACGAAAATTCAATCTATATCCCCAATGAATCTCTGCTGCTCCAAGGCAGTAGTCATCAGTCCATCCTCAGTGCGGAGCACCTTGAGCAAAATCATGCCGCCATTAAGGAATTGATTGCCCTTGCTTGGCATGATCTCGATGAAGCCCAAGCCTACCTGCTATCGGTGCCCAAGGCGGCGATTCCGATTCGTCTCTTCTGCGTGCTGCCGCTGCTGTTTGCCTATGCCACCCTGCGCGAACTCACTCACTCGACAGCGATGCTGCAACCAGGGGGTGTGGTTAAAATTAGTCGTGCAGAGGTGAAATCCCTGATGGTCATGGGACCTTTATCGATTCTCAGTAACCACAGTCTCCGCTGGCTGATTGGCCAAGTGCGGCAGAAGCCTTTCATCCTTGGCGGACTTTAG
- a CDS encoding 6-carboxytetrahydropterin synthase: MNCIIHRRAEFAASHRYWLPEWSEGENLARFGASSRFPGHGHNYELFVSMKGVVDDFGMVLNLSDVKHIIRREVIEPLNFSYLNEVWPEFQATLPTTEHIARVIWDRLSPHLPLVRIRLLEHPRLWADYTGDPMEAYLSVGTHFSAAHRLALDDLSYEENCRIYGKCARPHGHGHNYHVEITVKGAIHPRTGMVVDLVKLEEVLKEQVIEPLDHTFLNKDIPYFATVVPTAENIAIYIAQLLQEPIRQLGATLHKVKLIESPNNSCEILCEELPPRDGVLSGALPVLERV, from the coding sequence ATGAATTGTATTATTCACCGCCGCGCTGAGTTTGCCGCCAGTCATCGCTACTGGTTACCAGAATGGTCTGAAGGGGAAAATTTGGCTCGGTTTGGTGCCAGTAGTCGCTTTCCCGGCCACGGTCATAACTATGAGTTGTTTGTTTCGATGAAGGGCGTTGTTGATGACTTTGGCATGGTGTTGAACCTATCGGATGTCAAGCACATCATTCGCCGTGAAGTCATTGAACCCCTGAATTTTTCCTATCTCAATGAGGTGTGGCCTGAGTTTCAAGCCACGCTACCGACCACTGAACATATTGCGCGGGTGATTTGGGATCGACTCTCTCCCCATTTACCCCTTGTGCGCATTCGACTGTTGGAACATCCCCGCCTTTGGGCGGACTACACGGGAGACCCTATGGAAGCCTATCTTTCGGTTGGTACTCACTTTAGTGCAGCGCATCGCCTAGCCCTTGACGATTTGAGCTACGAAGAAAACTGCCGCATCTATGGCAAGTGTGCCCGCCCCCACGGCCATGGCCACAACTACCACGTGGAGATTACGGTTAAGGGCGCCATCCATCCGCGTACAGGCATGGTTGTTGATTTGGTCAAGCTCGAGGAAGTCCTCAAGGAACAGGTGATTGAACCTTTGGATCACACCTTCTTGAATAAAGACATTCCCTATTTTGCGACGGTGGTGCCGACGGCAGAGAATATCGCGATTTACATTGCCCAGTTGTTGCAAGAGCCAATTCGCCAGTTGGGGGCGACGCTGCATAAGGTGAAGTTGATTGAGAGTCCCAATAACTCTTGCGAAATCCTCTGCGAAGAATTACCCCCTCGGGATGGGGTGCTCAGTGGTGCGCTGCCGGTGTTGGAGCGAGTCTAG
- a CDS encoding MAPEG family protein — MLSNVPWLLAASLLTATLLIYFPYIFVVVGRLQAGFDMAAPRALFAKLPPFAQRAVWAHENSFETFMPFAAAVLLTLFVGVNNSTVAIASLSFVAARFLYSICYIANFPLGRSLMFGVGTAATLTLFWQSLTALAR; from the coding sequence ATGTTGAGCAATGTCCCTTGGCTACTGGCCGCCAGTTTACTGACCGCAACGCTGCTGATCTATTTCCCCTACATTTTTGTTGTCGTGGGGCGCTTGCAGGCAGGGTTTGATATGGCAGCTCCCCGTGCTCTCTTTGCGAAACTGCCGCCCTTTGCCCAGCGGGCGGTGTGGGCACACGAAAATAGCTTTGAAACCTTTATGCCCTTTGCAGCGGCCGTGTTGCTGACCCTTTTTGTGGGGGTGAATAATTCAACGGTGGCGATCGCTAGCCTGAGTTTTGTCGCGGCGCGCTTTTTGTATAGTATCTGCTACATTGCTAACTTTCCCCTTGGTCGCTCTCTCATGTTTGGTGTGGGAACAGCCGCTACTTTGACGCTTTTTTGGCAAAGTCTCACCGCCCTTGCCCGTTAA
- the sufU gene encoding Fe-S cluster assembly sulfur transfer protein SufU, with protein MSLDNLRTLYQQVILEHYKKPRHRGRTQPVDRQQRGHNPSCGDTIDLTIALGTNEQGETIIQDIQFEGEGCAIAMASADLMADALRGQPVSRALEMVEQFQAMMKGQFEFPREFRKLNVMQGVAQFPVRIKCATLTWHTLRAALQQDQAPVNGFVSNEEEE; from the coding sequence ATGTCTCTTGATAATCTCCGCACCCTTTACCAGCAAGTCATTCTGGAGCACTACAAGAAACCCCGCCACCGTGGCCGCACACAGCCCGTGGATCGTCAGCAGCGGGGACATAACCCCTCCTGTGGAGACACGATTGATTTAACCATTGCCCTAGGAACCAATGAGCAGGGGGAGACGATCATTCAGGATATTCAGTTTGAGGGGGAAGGCTGCGCGATCGCCATGGCCTCAGCGGATTTGATGGCCGATGCCCTGCGCGGGCAACCCGTGAGTCGTGCCCTAGAGATGGTGGAGCAATTCCAAGCGATGATGAAGGGGCAGTTTGAGTTTCCTCGAGAGTTCCGCAAGCTGAATGTGATGCAGGGGGTGGCACAGTTCCCAGTGCGGATTAAGTGTGCGACATTGACATGGCATACCCTACGGGCAGCGTTGCAGCAGGATCAAGCCCCTGTGAATGGTTTTGTCAGTAATGAGGAGGAAGAATAG
- a CDS encoding Ycf51 family protein, whose amino-acid sequence MLTPADFATYSRWAGVATLVMAGLTVLTFVFRWGVRFRFVGITGFLGVVTVGLFALSIVPIVHSPVPGAGKYTLVYDNGATQVVITVPPDIESSTLEATLVQAANDLFSLGRLGRGGDRLTVIARTVTHPEPGVTEPVILGVATRSLSDRTDTNVTVKLLKT is encoded by the coding sequence GTGCTGACCCCCGCCGATTTTGCCACCTATAGCCGCTGGGCTGGCGTTGCTACCCTTGTCATGGCTGGTTTGACTGTACTGACCTTTGTTTTCCGCTGGGGTGTGCGCTTTCGCTTTGTCGGTATTACGGGGTTTCTCGGTGTGGTGACAGTGGGACTCTTTGCCCTAAGTATTGTGCCGATTGTGCACTCCCCAGTGCCTGGTGCCGGTAAATACACCCTCGTCTATGACAATGGGGCAACGCAAGTCGTGATTACAGTGCCCCCTGACATTGAGAGTAGTACCCTTGAGGCAACGCTGGTACAGGCGGCGAATGATTTATTTTCCTTGGGACGGTTAGGCCGAGGGGGCGATCGCCTGACGGTGATTGCACGCACCGTTACACACCCTGAACCGGGGGTGACGGAGCCAGTCATTCTAGGAGTGGCCACCCGCTCCTTGAGCGATCGTACCGATACAAATGTGACGGTTAAACTACTCAAAACCTAG
- a CDS encoding diflavin flavoprotein, whose product MAVSTPKRPARLTLQVLDIAPETTAIRCLDWDRDRFDIEFALENGTTYNSFLIKGEQIALVDTSHAKFGDRYLDQLWQLVNPSDLNYLIVSHTEPDHSGLVKDVLAKAPHVTVVASKVALQFLGDLIHQPFSQRQVKNGDRLDLGKGHVLEFVMAPNLHWPDTILTFDHGTQTLFTCDVFGAHFCNDDPFDTEPELLEPDFKFYYDCLMGPNARSVLSAFKRLEPLPPVQLVATGHGPLLRHHLPQWLDSYRNWSQEQAKAATTVAIFYAANYGYANALTEAIERGAAKTGVVVEKMDLLTAEPQDIRELTEIAAGMIIGTPPATAVAKTALSTILAAAHAKQAIGVFESGVADAEPAYPLLNQFRDAGLTPSFPVIRVTAAPTDALFQEAEEAGTDMGQWLLRDRTVKQMKSLDIDLDKALGRLSGGLYIITAQKGAINSAMLASWVAQASTEPLGISIAVAKDRAIESFLHVGDTFVLNVLEEGNYQPLMRHFLKRFPPGADRFAHVKTYPASNGSPILADALAYMECTVVSRLDAHDHWIVYSTVDSGRVSKPDGMTAVHHRKVGNHY is encoded by the coding sequence ATGGCCGTCAGTACGCCCAAACGTCCAGCGCGCTTAACGCTTCAGGTGTTGGACATTGCCCCTGAGACGACGGCAATTCGCTGCCTAGATTGGGATCGCGATCGCTTTGATATCGAGTTTGCCCTTGAAAATGGCACCACCTACAACTCCTTTCTGATCAAGGGGGAACAGATTGCCCTCGTAGATACGTCCCATGCCAAGTTTGGCGATCGCTACCTCGATCAACTCTGGCAACTGGTGAACCCCAGTGACTTGAACTATCTCATTGTCAGCCACACCGAACCCGATCACAGTGGCCTCGTTAAGGACGTATTGGCAAAAGCCCCCCACGTGACCGTCGTGGCCTCAAAGGTGGCGTTACAATTTCTTGGGGATCTCATCCATCAGCCCTTTAGTCAACGGCAGGTGAAAAATGGCGATCGCCTTGACTTGGGCAAGGGGCACGTTCTTGAATTTGTCATGGCGCCCAATCTCCACTGGCCCGACACGATCCTGACATTTGATCACGGCACCCAGACCCTCTTTACCTGCGATGTTTTTGGTGCCCACTTCTGCAACGATGATCCCTTTGATACCGAGCCAGAACTATTAGAGCCAGACTTCAAGTTTTACTATGACTGTCTGATGGGCCCCAATGCCCGCTCGGTGCTCTCCGCCTTCAAGCGCTTGGAACCTCTTCCCCCAGTACAATTGGTTGCCACAGGGCATGGTCCGCTGCTGCGCCATCATCTCCCTCAATGGCTAGATTCCTATCGCAACTGGAGTCAAGAACAGGCCAAAGCGGCAACGACGGTGGCCATTTTCTATGCCGCTAACTACGGTTATGCCAACGCTCTGACAGAGGCGATCGAACGGGGGGCAGCCAAAACCGGTGTGGTGGTTGAAAAAATGGATTTGCTCACCGCTGAACCGCAAGATATTCGCGAACTCACCGAGATTGCTGCGGGGATGATCATTGGCACACCCCCCGCCACTGCCGTTGCTAAAACTGCCCTGAGTACGATTCTTGCGGCTGCCCATGCCAAACAGGCTATTGGTGTCTTCGAAAGCGGCGTGGCTGATGCGGAGCCTGCCTATCCATTGCTCAACCAATTTCGGGATGCAGGTCTTACCCCCTCCTTCCCAGTGATTCGGGTCACCGCGGCTCCCACCGATGCTCTCTTTCAAGAGGCCGAAGAGGCGGGTACCGACATGGGGCAATGGCTGTTGCGCGATCGCACCGTCAAGCAGATGAAGTCACTCGACATTGACTTGGATAAAGCACTCGGTCGTCTCAGTGGCGGTCTCTACATCATTACCGCCCAAAAGGGTGCGATTAACAGTGCCATGTTGGCCTCTTGGGTAGCACAGGCCAGTACTGAACCCCTTGGGATTTCCATTGCGGTGGCCAAGGATCGTGCTATTGAGTCTTTCCTGCACGTGGGGGATACCTTTGTCCTCAACGTTCTCGAAGAGGGGAATTATCAGCCCCTAATGCGCCACTTCCTGAAGCGCTTCCCACCGGGCGCCGATCGCTTTGCCCATGTGAAAACCTATCCTGCGAGTAACGGCAGTCCGATTTTGGCCGATGCCCTTGCCTATATGGAATGTACAGTGGTCAGCCGTCTGGATGCCCACGATCACTGGATTGTCTATAGCACCGTTGACAGTGGCCGCGTCTCGAAGCCCGATGGCATGACCGCCGTTCACCATCGCAAGGTGGGGAATCACTACTAA